In one Clostridia bacterium genomic region, the following are encoded:
- a CDS encoding response regulator, protein MNNGPNHPSGGSGGRGRRRRRGRRGQGTQAGQQPGARPQSGSPPRGSQSQPGSQSQPSQSSGQSQSRGQSQSRGPRHPGQQHGGRPQSGRPGGPHPRKTGAQPPRPPRAPRPGKHKTPDSDIYTAPMDHSYRSLQNGNNGSATNQRSGRQRAGFGPKQFVPADPEPLPMRNDLAPRIFAFVDDLFFLAKIQETARKLNVKVEFVKADKEVLERLEKSEEKPALIIFDLNNAGAKPLVTIPKLRTKLKKATNIIGFVSHVQGELKMKAQEAGCDMVLPRSAFSQNLGQLLRRYGAPEEVDQAE, encoded by the coding sequence ATGAATAATGGACCGAACCATCCCTCCGGAGGCTCCGGCGGGAGAGGCCGCAGGCGCCGTCGTGGACGCCGCGGACAGGGCACGCAAGCAGGTCAGCAGCCGGGCGCACGCCCGCAATCGGGCAGCCCGCCACGCGGCAGCCAATCGCAACCTGGCAGCCAATCGCAGCCCAGCCAGTCCAGCGGCCAATCGCAATCGCGCGGGCAATCGCAATCGCGCGGCCCACGTCACCCTGGCCAGCAGCACGGTGGACGCCCGCAGTCGGGCCGCCCTGGGGGGCCGCATCCGCGAAAGACTGGTGCGCAGCCGCCGCGTCCTCCGCGCGCGCCGCGTCCCGGCAAGCACAAGACGCCCGATTCCGATATCTACACGGCTCCCATGGACCACAGCTACAGGTCGCTTCAGAACGGCAACAACGGGAGTGCGACCAACCAACGCTCCGGAAGGCAGCGCGCTGGGTTCGGGCCGAAGCAGTTCGTCCCTGCCGATCCTGAGCCGTTGCCGATGCGCAACGATCTTGCTCCACGGATATTTGCCTTTGTCGATGATCTTTTTTTCCTTGCGAAAATTCAGGAGACGGCGCGCAAGCTGAACGTGAAAGTTGAGTTTGTGAAAGCCGACAAGGAGGTTTTGGAGCGGCTGGAGAAGTCGGAAGAGAAGCCTGCGCTCATCATCTTCGACCTGAACAATGCCGGAGCCAAGCCGCTCGTAACGATCCCGAAACTTCGAACGAAATTGAAGAAGGCCACGAACATCATCGGCTTCGTTTCGCACGTTCAGGGCGAGCTGAAAATGAAGGCGCAAGAGGCGGGTTGCGATATGGTTTTGCCGCGCTCGGCTTTCTCGCAGAACCTCGGACAACTGCTCCGTCGCTACGG
- a CDS encoding alginate export family protein, whose amino-acid sequence MKIRFAFVATLTLFCSLTALAGEERAVTQGSAAQSKKLIEYGFEGRFRSEAWNNVDFNSTLPDSRNQFRFRTKFWTNVPLGQHVDVFMQLGNEFKKQATPELKFDPDEVFVDSFYVNVKDLFTRGLNLRVGRQNFFRGEGMVLMDGSPLEGSRGFYYNAINLSYSWRKSNLELIGIYNPRRDRFLPRVNNKDKYLNEWDEQAIGLYYSDKNHSRSEWESYYFYKKELHDYRAKTNPQFQSDRYLHTTGGRLVQTFGKGFTATGEAALQLGRQHPGVDVRGWSAYGYVKKSFVARGTPYVLAGNWAMSGDDPRTDAVEGWDPLFSRWPRWSDLYIYSQVREKGVSYWTNTALMQAEAGFTPHKKVALRATYYHMRAFHPFPGEASVFSKGKHRGDLLQARVDFKLNDAVRGHLQYESLLPGNFYSGQTSGHFVRSELVYQFKGLLHPWKSR is encoded by the coding sequence ATGAAAATTAGATTCGCGTTCGTTGCGACCTTAACCCTTTTTTGCTCGCTCACTGCATTGGCCGGAGAAGAGCGTGCAGTGACGCAAGGCTCGGCAGCTCAAAGCAAAAAGCTCATCGAGTATGGCTTCGAGGGGCGTTTTCGCAGCGAAGCCTGGAACAACGTTGATTTCAACTCAACGTTGCCTGACAGCCGCAATCAGTTTCGTTTCCGCACCAAGTTCTGGACGAATGTGCCACTCGGACAGCATGTCGACGTTTTCATGCAGCTAGGCAATGAGTTCAAAAAGCAGGCTACGCCGGAGCTGAAGTTCGATCCGGATGAGGTTTTTGTTGACTCGTTCTACGTGAATGTAAAGGACCTGTTCACGCGAGGCCTGAATCTGCGCGTTGGCAGGCAAAACTTTTTTCGCGGCGAAGGCATGGTGCTGATGGACGGTAGTCCGCTGGAGGGCTCCCGCGGTTTTTACTACAACGCCATCAATCTTTCGTACTCGTGGCGGAAGTCGAATCTGGAGCTGATCGGAATCTACAACCCGCGTCGTGACCGCTTCCTGCCGCGCGTCAACAACAAAGACAAATACCTCAACGAGTGGGACGAGCAGGCAATCGGCCTTTACTACAGCGACAAGAACCATTCTCGCAGCGAGTGGGAATCGTACTATTTCTACAAAAAAGAATTGCATGACTATCGCGCGAAAACGAACCCGCAGTTCCAGTCTGATCGATACCTGCACACCACGGGCGGACGCCTGGTGCAGACATTCGGCAAGGGATTCACGGCGACTGGCGAGGCCGCATTGCAGCTTGGGCGTCAGCATCCAGGCGTAGATGTGCGAGGCTGGTCAGCCTACGGGTACGTCAAAAAGAGCTTTGTCGCGCGCGGGACCCCGTATGTGCTCGCCGGTAACTGGGCAATGTCCGGCGACGATCCACGAACTGATGCAGTCGAGGGCTGGGATCCTTTGTTCTCACGCTGGCCGAGGTGGAGCGACCTCTACATCTATAGCCAGGTTCGCGAGAAGGGCGTGAGCTACTGGACTAATACCGCCCTGATGCAGGCCGAGGCTGGCTTTACCCCGCACAAGAAAGTTGCACTGCGTGCGACCTATTACCATATGCGCGCGTTCCATCCATTTCCGGGAGAGGCTTCGGTTTTTTCAAAGGGCAAACATCGCGGAGACTTATTGCAGGCGCGTGTAGATTTCAAACTCAACGATGCCGTGCGCGGCCATCTGCAATATGAATCGCTGCTGCCGGGCAACTTTTACAGCGGACAGACATCCGGGCACTTTGTGCGCAGTGAACTCGTTTATCAGTTCAAGGGCTTGCTGCACCCGTGGAAGTCGCGGTGA
- a CDS encoding RNA polymerase sigma factor: MKPESDANNTKQYGANPENESGRDRFAQLSETQRVTSVMGSVAIDGMLPQGSRGASVPRTSAGEGVRVRRTDPAALDGLTDAEIMLRVKAGDDAAFNFLIEKFRRPLISFMYRMTHNSATAEELAQEVFLRIYRSRVSYAADAKFTTWMYRIATNLAVNHARDTRNQRPEVTVSIDESDEASGPAIDVADATPNIEQRLLRRERLEAIRNHVNALPERQRAAVLMHKYQEMDYRQIAQALHLSESATKSLLFRAYETLRDKLKEFV; encoded by the coding sequence GTGAAGCCCGAGTCGGACGCCAACAACACGAAACAGTACGGTGCAAACCCGGAGAACGAATCCGGCAGGGATAGATTTGCGCAACTTTCCGAAACGCAAAGGGTTACATCTGTCATGGGCAGCGTTGCCATCGACGGCATGCTCCCGCAGGGCAGCCGCGGCGCAAGTGTACCGCGCACCTCAGCGGGCGAAGGCGTACGCGTGAGACGTACCGATCCCGCCGCGCTTGACGGCCTCACGGATGCCGAGATTATGTTGCGCGTGAAGGCGGGCGATGACGCCGCCTTCAATTTTCTGATCGAGAAGTTTCGCCGTCCCCTGATCAGCTTTATGTATCGCATGACGCACAACAGCGCCACGGCGGAAGAGCTTGCACAAGAGGTTTTCCTGCGCATCTATCGTTCTCGGGTAAGCTATGCCGCCGATGCGAAGTTCACGACGTGGATGTATCGCATCGCAACCAACCTCGCTGTGAACCATGCCCGCGATACTCGGAATCAAAGGCCCGAGGTCACGGTCAGTATTGACGAGTCAGACGAAGCTTCAGGGCCTGCGATCGATGTAGCAGATGCGACGCCAAACATTGAGCAGCGGTTGTTACGGCGTGAACGATTGGAAGCCATCCGAAACCATGTAAACGCGCTCCCTGAACGACAGCGCGCTGCCGTGCTCATGCACAAGTACCAGGAAATGGATTATCGCCAGATCGCACAAGCGCTTCATCTGAGTGAGTCGGCGACAAAGTCGCTGCTGTTCCGCGCATATGAAACTCTGCGCGACAAGCTGAAGGAATTTGTTTAA
- a CDS encoding DUF3106 domain-containing protein: protein MNTSKHIIVVVMIAVLAGPALAQHGRPCCDAPPPGGRPRPSFGDNAGQDSTQNRLPDRRRPDRDDRNPRAEAPSRDGRKPDRDASGFDQRKSGRFRGHGPHVGDWLRRYMAIPPAEQQKQLEQDPAFKQLPANRQQRLRQKLNDFNQLPPDQRKRVLNRMETFEQLSPDQQRRARELFSKFRRIDPERRGTVLRELRRLRDMNPDERQKALDSNRGSFSDQERELLKGLTELEPGGSSEDLEPGPGL, encoded by the coding sequence GTGAACACTTCTAAACACATTATTGTGGTCGTCATGATTGCCGTGCTGGCGGGTCCCGCCTTGGCACAGCACGGACGGCCTTGTTGCGACGCGCCACCGCCAGGCGGAAGGCCTCGCCCCAGCTTTGGAGACAATGCGGGGCAGGACAGCACGCAAAACCGACTGCCCGACCGGCGCCGGCCTGATCGTGACGACCGAAATCCCCGCGCCGAAGCGCCCAGTCGCGACGGCCGCAAGCCCGACCGCGATGCATCCGGCTTCGACCAGCGCAAATCTGGACGCTTTCGCGGTCACGGCCCACATGTCGGCGACTGGCTGCGGAGATACATGGCAATCCCTCCGGCTGAGCAGCAGAAGCAACTTGAGCAGGATCCTGCGTTCAAGCAACTGCCCGCCAATCGTCAGCAGCGCCTTCGCCAGAAACTGAACGACTTCAACCAGCTCCCGCCAGATCAAAGGAAGCGCGTGCTGAACCGCATGGAAACGTTCGAGCAGTTATCCCCCGACCAACAGCGGCGCGCTCGTGAACTGTTCTCAAAATTCCGGCGTATCGATCCCGAGCGTCGTGGGACGGTCCTGCGCGAACTGAGGCGTTTGCGTGATATGAATCCCGACGAGCGGCAGAAGGCACTGGACTCGAACCGGGGTAGCTTCTCCGATCAGGAACGCGAGTTGCTGAAAGGTCTAACCGAACTGGAGCCGGGTGGGTCCAGCGAAGACCTGGAGCCCGGCCCAGGACTGTAG
- a CDS encoding transglutaminase-like domain-containing protein — MFTTMLAPGVEDESIDLLSAALVIARTVYPAIDIAKYAGCVESLAVRARGIMQDSTESARIIDAVNRVLFQEEGFRGNRTDYYDPRNSYLNEVIDRKLGIPITLSVLYMEVARRVGLPLFGVGMPGHFLLKFYDVDGHHLLIDAFEGGQVIHEGDCQARLDEIYAGQAPLEPEYLHSVGKRQILTRMLNNLKNIYLTSRNFRKALTVVDLILAIYPRSPEDVKQRALLRYNLGQLKGSANDFEDYLKMSPDASDVDDVRQLALSIRRTMASFN, encoded by the coding sequence TTGTTTACAACTATGCTTGCGCCCGGCGTTGAAGACGAGAGCATAGACCTGTTAAGCGCTGCTCTTGTGATCGCGCGAACGGTGTACCCGGCGATCGATATTGCTAAGTACGCTGGGTGCGTCGAGTCACTGGCTGTGCGGGCGCGCGGGATCATGCAGGACTCGACCGAGTCGGCGCGCATCATCGACGCGGTCAATCGTGTGTTGTTCCAGGAAGAGGGATTTCGTGGCAATCGAACCGACTACTACGACCCGCGAAACTCATATCTGAACGAAGTCATCGACCGAAAGCTTGGAATCCCGATCACGTTGTCGGTCCTTTACATGGAAGTTGCGCGACGGGTTGGCTTGCCGCTGTTCGGCGTTGGTATGCCCGGGCATTTCCTGCTCAAGTTCTATGACGTGGATGGGCATCACCTGTTGATCGACGCCTTTGAAGGCGGGCAGGTCATTCATGAGGGCGACTGCCAGGCTCGGCTAGACGAAATCTACGCAGGGCAGGCGCCGCTGGAGCCTGAGTATTTACACAGCGTGGGCAAGCGCCAGATACTCACGCGCATGCTGAACAACCTCAAGAACATTTACCTGACCTCGCGAAATTTTCGCAAGGCACTTACCGTAGTGGACCTCATCCTCGCAATCTATCCGCGATCGCCGGAGGACGTGAAGCAGCGCGCCCTGTTGCGTTATAACCTCGGGCAATTGAAGGGATCAGCGAATGACTTCGAAGATTATCTGAAAATGTCGCCAGATGCTTCCGACGTAGACGATGTCAGACAGTTGGCACTTTCCATTCGGCGCACGATGGCCAGCTTCAACTAG
- a CDS encoding radical SAM protein, with translation MLCLKIHLVNPSHVSFGTAVITPRWLYVLAGATPKSFGDPVLVDETLEPLDASTIAPGDIVGIGIHTGNALRGYEIGKIARERGAKVVYGGIHATLYPEEACSLGGAHAVVKGDGDVVWSRVLADCQNSLLQNVYEGGRIDAGDFAPARWELINRKRYMWASVQTVRGCPKHCSFCSVWRTDGQNPRQRGTDAVVQEIVELRRMGFRFIALADDNFYPVTLTDLRLAENQKNMAHLHELRSIRAERFELMARLAKLPSDSVFFTQITMEAAEDTEFLEAMKAAHIRGALVGVEAVTPEGLKDVYKGFNAVGEELVTQLKKFREHGVYILGSFIFGLPSDRPSTFDATAAIANRADLAFAQFVMLTPFPGTIDFMHWEKTEQATETKIAGIPLSRRWLIPQELRPKLSWPHPVMSHQEIASRTQRVWDTFYSTGAIWQRSTFIKSIRARLAFMLISKIYRQMYADSGIASDSARVKSSARWARWLSKPCQRLFAGKPMPDLRIPQAEPSGLVRSPLGVPAD, from the coding sequence GTGCTCTGTTTGAAGATTCACCTGGTCAATCCTAGTCACGTTTCGTTTGGGACGGCTGTAATCACCCCGCGATGGCTCTACGTTTTGGCGGGTGCCACTCCGAAGAGTTTTGGTGATCCTGTGCTGGTCGATGAAACTCTGGAGCCGTTAGACGCCTCCACCATCGCGCCAGGCGACATCGTTGGTATTGGGATCCATACGGGAAACGCGCTCAGGGGATACGAGATTGGAAAGATCGCGCGTGAACGCGGCGCGAAGGTTGTGTACGGGGGCATTCACGCAACCCTGTATCCGGAAGAAGCTTGTTCGCTGGGTGGAGCGCACGCGGTGGTGAAAGGCGATGGAGACGTGGTGTGGTCGCGCGTACTCGCCGATTGCCAGAATAGTCTTTTGCAGAATGTGTACGAAGGCGGGCGAATCGACGCCGGCGATTTCGCGCCTGCAAGATGGGAGTTGATCAATCGCAAACGATACATGTGGGCCTCTGTGCAGACGGTACGCGGGTGTCCGAAACATTGCTCCTTCTGTTCCGTGTGGCGGACAGACGGGCAGAACCCGCGCCAGCGCGGGACGGACGCCGTGGTTCAGGAGATTGTAGAGTTGCGGCGCATGGGCTTTCGGTTCATCGCGCTTGCCGATGATAATTTCTATCCCGTGACGCTGACCGATCTGAGGCTCGCCGAGAACCAAAAGAACATGGCGCATCTGCATGAGTTGCGGAGCATCCGCGCCGAACGTTTCGAGTTGATGGCCAGGTTGGCTAAGCTTCCGTCCGATTCCGTCTTCTTCACGCAGATCACGATGGAGGCTGCCGAAGATACGGAGTTCCTCGAAGCGATGAAAGCTGCTCACATTCGTGGGGCGCTTGTAGGAGTGGAAGCCGTCACGCCGGAAGGATTGAAGGACGTGTACAAAGGTTTCAACGCCGTGGGTGAAGAACTGGTGACGCAATTGAAGAAGTTCCGCGAGCACGGCGTGTACATCCTGGGCTCGTTTATTTTCGGCTTGCCGAGTGACCGGCCGTCCACGTTTGACGCAACAGCGGCGATTGCGAACCGCGCGGACCTTGCCTTCGCTCAGTTCGTGATGCTCACGCCCTTCCCGGGAACGATTGACTTCATGCATTGGGAAAAAACGGAACAGGCGACAGAGACAAAGATTGCGGGCATTCCGCTCTCGCGGCGCTGGTTAATCCCGCAAGAACTCCGGCCCAAGCTTTCATGGCCGCATCCCGTGATGTCACACCAGGAGATTGCGTCGCGGACGCAGCGCGTGTGGGACACGTTCTACAGCACGGGCGCCATCTGGCAGCGTTCTACGTTTATCAAGTCGATCCGTGCGCGCCTTGCCTTCATGCTAATTTCCAAGATCTATCGCCAGATGTACGCCGACAGTGGCATCGCGTCTGATAGCGCCCGGGTGAAGTCCTCGGCCCGCTGGGCACGATGGCTTTCGAAACCTTGCCAGCGGCTATTTGCGGGCAAGCCAATGCCGGACCTGCGGATCCCGCAAGCGGAACCGAGTGGTCTGGTGAGAAGCCCGCTTGGAGTACCGGCAGATTGA
- a CDS encoding universal stress protein, with protein MNMPVVGVPLDGSEQSLSALPVANVLAELESAIVHLVHIAREVACPAEVLEPLGLNTEELRGSVLNTNTGEPAAGTIQAARESQYAFIVMCTHTALAVSGRILGGTALGILKATTCPVVLVNPERGAEPWSLRRILVPHDGTSRTSVAIRPAANLARYANAELNLLHIAAPAARPPDERGSLAFRYMDQPQYEWPAWAGEFVDRLHCVCPLESLNVHMAFARGSPDEEVLRFADENASDLIVLAWRGEWEREHATTLKAIIRRAPCPVMIVRAAE; from the coding sequence ATGAACATGCCCGTCGTTGGAGTTCCGCTGGACGGCTCCGAGCAATCGTTGAGCGCGTTGCCAGTGGCGAATGTTCTAGCGGAATTGGAGAGCGCGATAGTTCACCTCGTGCACATTGCCCGCGAGGTTGCGTGTCCAGCCGAGGTGCTCGAGCCCTTGGGTCTGAACACAGAAGAGCTCCGTGGGTCGGTCCTTAACACGAACACAGGCGAGCCTGCGGCTGGAACCATTCAGGCGGCACGCGAGTCGCAATACGCATTCATCGTCATGTGCACTCATACAGCCTTAGCAGTGTCCGGCAGGATACTGGGCGGCACTGCGCTCGGCATCCTGAAGGCCACCACGTGTCCGGTCGTGCTGGTGAATCCCGAGCGCGGTGCAGAACCTTGGTCGCTCCGCCGAATCCTCGTTCCGCACGATGGCACGTCGAGGACGAGCGTCGCGATCCGTCCGGCTGCTAACTTGGCTCGCTATGCCAATGCGGAGCTGAATCTATTGCACATCGCCGCCCCTGCTGCGCGTCCGCCTGATGAACGCGGTTCACTGGCGTTTCGTTACATGGACCAGCCGCAGTACGAATGGCCCGCTTGGGCCGGGGAGTTCGTCGATCGACTTCATTGCGTGTGCCCGCTCGAATCCCTGAACGTGCATATGGCCTTCGCCCGTGGATCGCCGGATGAAGAGGTGCTGCGCTTCGCGGACGAGAATGCAAGTGACCTGATTGTCCTGGCTTGGAGGGGTGAGTGGGAACGGGAGCATGCAACCACCCTCAAAGCGATTATTCGCAGGGCCCCTTGCCCGGTGATGATCGTCCGCGCCGCGGAATGA
- a CDS encoding glycoside hydrolase family 65 protein, whose translation MKPSLVADRRFRIIAFDWDGTAVASRAEDATPVRGPLERLLRCGVLAVVISGTNLRNIDCQLSRAIRGRHKRNLYLATNRGSEVYGFDERFEPTLLWQRTASPEEERKLTRVADAVRDHVVSRTGLDVRVIYDRLNRRKVDLIPLEEWKEPPKSALGDLFLAVETRLVEAGITGGIQEIIEFAQCVAREKGLLDARITSDVKHVEIGLTDKADSVAWVISDLAVPRGVRPEEILICGDEFGPIAGFPGSDSRMLIAGAGVTFISVGPEPGGVPGGVVHMPGGPPMFATLLAAQAALYPLELPSLPEQRPEWFMVEEGFVPAREHEIESLFASSNGFVGSRGSLAEGSVISAPATFVAGVFDSEPGAAVPGLARAPNWGQLSISVDGNTLRLDSGEQLEHRRILDLRHGILWRHWRHRDSAGRITSVRGMRLASLADRHLLLQSVTITPENYSGSVSFASPAFSRSLLMRTGQGVSIGLFARSHIEDSKGRRTPQPQRKCDGEPEPWTVEVDLGETCRLDRLVGVHTSQDSNQPLEAARETVQHAYENSIELAVEDHTAAWEKRWDASDIVIEGDADAQRAIRFAIYHLISAANPENEHVSIGARALTGPAYKGHVFWDTEIFVLPLFLLTYPEAARALLMYRYNTLPAARARAARLGYHGALYAWESAETGDDVTPSCVIMPNGKVIPVLAAEQEHHISADVAYGVWSYWQATADEQFLIEAGAEILFETARFWAIRAQPEEDGRYHIRRVIGPDEYHESVDDNAYTNGMAKWNLETAAEAFSLLDQRWPDQCRELSRRLRIGSDEREGWLRVAQNMYLGFDTRTGLFEQFQGYFGLEEIDIKSYEPRTTAMDVLLGRERIQHSQVIKQADVLMLLYLLWDRFPVEVHQANFRYYLPRSGHGSSLSPPVHAAIAARLGYTELAECFFKQTAEIDLANNMGNAAGGVHAAALGGLWQAVVFGFAGLNLTPEGPRANPQLPASWREVRFAVQWRGERVAFELRQQAQGVAPAQEAHP comes from the coding sequence GTGAAACCCTCGCTGGTAGCAGACCGCCGTTTTCGAATCATCGCTTTCGATTGGGACGGCACTGCCGTCGCGAGCAGAGCAGAGGATGCCACTCCCGTACGTGGACCGCTGGAGCGTCTGCTTCGGTGCGGTGTGCTAGCCGTTGTTATTAGCGGCACGAACCTGCGCAACATCGATTGTCAGCTCTCGCGTGCCATCAGGGGAAGACACAAGCGGAATCTCTATCTTGCGACGAACCGGGGTTCCGAGGTCTACGGCTTCGACGAGAGGTTTGAGCCGACGTTGCTCTGGCAGCGAACAGCCAGTCCAGAAGAGGAGCGAAAACTTACACGGGTTGCCGACGCCGTGCGCGATCATGTCGTTTCTCGAACCGGACTTGATGTGCGGGTCATCTATGACCGGCTGAACCGCCGCAAGGTGGATCTCATTCCGCTGGAGGAATGGAAGGAGCCGCCCAAGTCCGCGCTCGGCGATTTGTTCCTGGCTGTCGAGACGCGGCTCGTGGAGGCAGGAATCACGGGCGGAATACAAGAGATCATCGAGTTTGCCCAATGCGTCGCACGGGAGAAGGGACTGCTGGATGCGCGGATCACGAGCGATGTGAAACACGTGGAGATTGGCCTAACCGACAAGGCCGACTCCGTGGCGTGGGTCATCAGCGATCTCGCGGTCCCCCGTGGTGTCCGGCCAGAGGAGATACTGATCTGCGGTGACGAATTTGGTCCCATCGCCGGATTTCCGGGTAGCGATTCCCGGATGCTCATCGCAGGCGCGGGCGTAACCTTCATTTCCGTTGGGCCGGAACCGGGCGGTGTCCCAGGTGGAGTCGTGCACATGCCTGGGGGGCCGCCAATGTTCGCCACACTGCTCGCAGCCCAGGCCGCGCTCTACCCCTTGGAATTGCCCTCGTTGCCGGAACAAAGGCCTGAGTGGTTTATGGTCGAGGAAGGGTTTGTTCCTGCGCGTGAGCACGAAATTGAGTCTCTGTTCGCAAGCAGCAACGGCTTCGTCGGGTCTAGAGGCTCTTTGGCCGAGGGAAGTGTTATCTCAGCGCCTGCAACGTTTGTCGCCGGCGTGTTCGATTCAGAACCGGGCGCAGCAGTGCCGGGGTTGGCGCGCGCTCCCAACTGGGGTCAACTCTCTATCTCCGTGGACGGCAACACGCTTCGGCTCGATTCGGGCGAGCAACTCGAACATCGGCGGATACTCGACCTGCGCCATGGCATTCTCTGGCGGCATTGGCGTCATCGGGACTCAGCCGGTCGAATAACTTCCGTTAGGGGCATGCGCCTGGCCAGCCTGGCCGATCGTCATCTTCTCCTGCAGTCTGTCACGATCACGCCAGAGAACTACAGCGGCTCGGTGAGCTTCGCGTCGCCAGCGTTCTCACGCTCGCTGCTAATGCGAACGGGGCAGGGAGTTTCGATTGGGCTTTTCGCCCGAAGCCATATCGAGGATTCAAAGGGCAGGCGGACACCTCAGCCTCAAAGGAAATGCGACGGGGAACCCGAACCATGGACCGTCGAGGTGGATCTCGGGGAGACCTGCCGCCTTGACCGGCTTGTGGGCGTGCACACGTCTCAGGACTCCAATCAACCTCTCGAAGCAGCTCGCGAGACAGTACAGCATGCGTACGAAAACAGCATCGAACTTGCCGTCGAGGATCACACCGCCGCATGGGAGAAGCGTTGGGACGCCTCGGATATCGTGATTGAAGGCGATGCCGATGCACAAAGGGCGATTCGGTTCGCCATCTATCACCTCATCAGCGCGGCAAATCCTGAAAACGAACACGTTTCCATCGGCGCCCGCGCCCTTACCGGGCCTGCGTACAAAGGCCATGTCTTCTGGGACACTGAGATTTTCGTCCTGCCTCTGTTCCTTCTGACGTACCCCGAAGCGGCTCGTGCGCTTCTCATGTACCGCTACAACACGCTTCCGGCGGCTCGTGCCCGAGCGGCGCGGCTCGGCTATCACGGAGCGCTGTATGCATGGGAGTCGGCCGAAACGGGTGATGACGTGACGCCGAGCTGCGTGATCATGCCGAATGGCAAAGTCATTCCCGTGTTGGCCGCGGAGCAGGAGCACCACATCAGCGCCGACGTGGCTTATGGCGTCTGGAGTTATTGGCAGGCCACCGCCGACGAGCAATTTCTCATCGAGGCAGGCGCTGAGATTCTCTTCGAAACGGCCCGATTCTGGGCGATACGCGCTCAGCCCGAAGAAGACGGCCGGTATCACATCCGGCGGGTGATTGGCCCGGACGAGTACCACGAATCGGTTGACGATAATGCCTACACGAATGGCATGGCGAAGTGGAACCTGGAGACAGCCGCCGAGGCATTTTCTTTACTGGATCAGCGTTGGCCTGATCAGTGTCGTGAGTTGTCTAGACGTCTTCGCATAGGCTCCGATGAAAGGGAGGGTTGGCTTCGTGTAGCGCAGAATATGTACTTGGGTTTTGACACGCGCACCGGCCTTTTCGAACAGTTCCAGGGCTATTTCGGACTCGAGGAGATCGACATCAAATCGTACGAGCCGAGGACGACAGCCATGGACGTTCTTCTCGGTCGCGAACGCATCCAGCACTCCCAGGTCATAAAGCAGGCAGATGTGCTGATGCTCCTTTACCTGCTCTGGGACCGGTTCCCCGTCGAAGTCCACCAGGCCAACTTCCGCTATTACCTCCCAAGAAGCGGGCATGGTAGCTCGCTAAGTCCACCGGTCCATGCGGCCATTGCTGCGCGACTCGGATACACCGAACTTGCGGAGTGCTTTTTCAAGCAGACCGCCGAGATCGATCTTGCTAATAACATGGGCAATGCAGCAGGCGGAGTGCATGCAGCCGCTCTCGGCGGATTGTGGCAGGCGGTTGTTTTCGGGTTCGCCGGTCTCAATCTGACCCCGGAAGGGCCGCGAGCCAACCCTCAATTGCCGGCCTCGTGGCGAGAAGTTCGGTTCGCAGTTCAGTGGCGCGGAGAGCGCGTGGCATTCGAACTACGCCAGCAAGCGCAAGGCGTGGCACCGGCTCAGGAGGCGCATCCATGA